The Bos javanicus breed banteng chromosome 21, ARS-OSU_banteng_1.0, whole genome shotgun sequence genome includes a region encoding these proteins:
- the LOC133234730 gene encoding myeloid-associated differentiation marker-like, with translation MLTRATLPYQRYVNRVFWFLRVPQLLSTCVAFSLVADMGILRGDIGNWFMSFWCICFIVTLFIVIIELNDLQPCFPFYWYNFPVTFACYAALICLSASIICSVTYVQFLPYGPEWDRAIAATAFSCIASVLYAIEMAGMWNFYKLKEIPCYLHTVPSLLNVPETFVAGVIFAFLSNTSLYLHQPALVWCVAVYTICFISEAVTILLNLGKWEDRLPIPFPICQLVLTVFSVLLYISALVLWPLYQFYEELGGLPQRSSDVSCVDGLMCTWDQCLAVAVLTAINLLVYVAELGYWAHQVSIKTEDQPGDS, from the coding sequence ATGCTCACCAGGGCGACACTGCCATACCAGCGCTACGTGAACAGAGTGTTCTGGTTCCTCCGCGTGCCGCAGCTCTTGTCCACCTGCGTGGCATTCTCCTTGGTGGCTGACATGGGCATTTTGAGAGGGGACATAGGTAACTGGTTCATGTCCTTCTGGTGCATCTGTTTCATTGTGACCCTATTCATAGTCATAATTGAGTTAAACGATCTCCAGCCTTGCTTTCCTTTCTACTGGTACAACTTTCCCGTCACCTTCGCCTGCTACGCCGCCCTCATCTGCCTCTCAGCCTCCATCATCTGCTCCGTCACCTACGTCCAGTTCCTGCCTTATGGCCCTGAGTGGGACCGGGCCATCGCTGCCACTGCATTCTCCTGCATCGCGTCAGTGCTTTATGCCATAGAAATGGCAGGCATGTGGAACTTCTACAAGCTCAAGGAGATCCCCTGCTACCTGCACACCGTGCCCAGCCTGCTGAACGTGCCGGAGACCTTCGTTGCTGGTGTCATCTTTGCCTTCCTCAGCAACACCTCCCTATACCTGCACCAGCCGGCCCTGGTGTGGTGCGTGGCTGTGTACACGATCTGCTTCATCTCAGAAGCAGTAACCATCCTGTTGAATCTGGGCAAATGGGAGGACAGGCTGCCCATCCCCTTCCCCATTTGCCAACTTGTGCTCACCGTGTTCTCTGTCCTCCTCTACATCAGTGCTCTTGTCCTCTGGCCGCTCTACCAGTTCTATGAGGAGTTGGGCGGGCTGCCCCAGCGGTCCAGCGATGTAAGCTGCGTTGATGGCCTCATGTGCACCTGGGACCAGTGCCTGGCTGTGGCCGTCCTGACAGCCATCAACTTGCTGGTTTACGTGGCTGAGCTGGGGTACTGGGCCCACCAGGTCTCTATCAAGACTGAGGACCAGCCTGGAGACTCCTGA